AGCGCGAGTTGTGCGCACACCAGCTCCTTGGCCACATCGCGCGCCGCACCGGCCTGCGCGTGACCGGGCAGCGCATCGGCCAGACGCAGCAACGCCACAAGCGGCAGACCGGCATCGCTGGCGTGGAACCACGAACGCTCCCCCGCCCCGTCCGCCGCGAGCCAAACGGTGCCGTCGGTGGCGCGACGTCGGGCGACAAGGCTGGCCAGCCGCTTCTCCAACTCGGCCGCGACGGACGCGCCCGGCGCGACCGCTTGCAATTCGACCGCCGCGAGCAGCGCGCAGGTGTCGTCGATGATGTTCTCCTGTCCGTCGTCGAGATAGCCGAGGCCGTGCTGTTGCAGGTGCGCGAAGCCCTTCTGCGCGGCCGCGAAATAGTCGGCGCGGCGGAACTCATCTCCGTCGCCGAGCGTCGAGGCGAGCGCGAGCGCGGCGGCGGCCATACCCCCGCCCTGCCGCCAGCCGGCCTGGTAGTCGTCGTATTTGTCGCCCTTCTGCGTGCGATAGGAGCACAGCTCGCGCGCCGCGGGATCCTTGGACCAGCGGTCGAACACCGTCACATGCCAGAAACCCGCGGGGTCCTGCATGCGCACGAGCCAGTCGGCGCCGTGCAGCGCCTCGGCCTGGATGCGCTCGAGAAAATACGGCGGCGCCCCGGCCGCCCGGCAGAGATGCCACGCGCGCGCCAGCACCCACACGACGAGCGGCGTCTGCTGCGGGTTCATGAAGTTGGCATACGAGAGATGGCTCAGGTATTTGCTGGTGTCGCCCGAGGCGTCGAACCAGCCGCCGCGCACGTCGCGCACCGCCCCGTCACCCACCCGTTTCGCACGCCGGTCCGCCCGGTCGTAGATGCCGGCACAGCGCTGGCCCTTGAAATAAAACAAGAGATCCGACACCAGCGCCTGCCCGAAGAGGCTTTCCGCTATTTCGAAGCCTTCGCTCTGACCCGTCGCGTCCGCCGTCGCCCACCGCAACGCGTAACGACCCGGCGCGCGCACGGCGCTCACGTCCGCCCGCCACCATGGGC
The DNA window shown above is from Oleiharenicola lentus and carries:
- a CDS encoding glycoside hydrolase family 9 protein, encoding MKILFNHIGYAPDDAKVLLIDAPEKTSWRELALVSLPDGATVWRGAATFAGGVAGWSVGPWWRADVSAVRAPGRYALRWATADATGQSEGFEIAESLFGQALVSDLLFYFKGQRCAGIYDRADRRAKRVGDGAVRDVRGGWFDASGDTSKYLSHLSYANFMNPQQTPLVVWVLARAWHLCRAAGAPPYFLERIQAEALHGADWLVRMQDPAGFWHVTVFDRWSKDPAARELCSYRTQKGDKYDDYQAGWRQGGGMAAAALALASTLGDGDEFRRADYFAAAQKGFAHLQQHGLGYLDDGQENIIDDTCALLAAVELQAVAPGASVAAELEKRLASLVARRRATDGTVWLAADGAGERSWFHASDAGLPLVALLRLADALPGHAQAGAARDVAKELVCAQLALGQEYNNPFGYPPHWVKTAGVAGRVQWFYPHENPSGYWWQGENARLASLAAAAQALGAATRDPAPAAAARRWTDWVLGANPFDRCMLQGRGRNNPVYSPPYDNAPGGVCNGITSGFTDERDIAFAPTPQATDPAQNWRWGEQWLPHGAWLLYALALRETGGRS